From one Halosimplex rubrum genomic stretch:
- a CDS encoding tyrosine-type recombinase/integrase produces MSAQLEPLPPSEAVDLYLEARDDAADQTLDGQKYRLRAFVAWCDEEGIANMNDLSGRDLYAYRVWRREGGYSGEELATVTLRGDMATLRAFLRFCGDIDAVPEELFDQVPLPRMDGEADVSDSTLDPDRAVEIVDYLERFEYASRRHIIVLLLWHTGCRVGALRALDLGDLDLEGERPRADGPAIHFVHRPETDTPLKNKEKSERWNAISGHIADVLDDYIHGPRDKVTDEHGRAPLVTTRNGRVSVSACRDTLYRVTRPCWRGEGCPHDRDIDDCEAAHYSKMSTCPSSRSPHDVRSGRVTAHRLADEDRSLVSDRMDASEDILDKHYDRRSKRQKAEQRRRLFDL; encoded by the coding sequence GTGAGCGCGCAGCTTGAACCGCTCCCCCCTTCGGAGGCGGTCGACTTGTATCTCGAAGCCCGCGACGACGCCGCGGATCAGACGCTTGACGGGCAGAAGTATCGACTCCGCGCGTTCGTCGCCTGGTGCGACGAGGAAGGAATCGCCAACATGAACGACCTGTCCGGTCGGGACCTGTACGCGTATCGCGTCTGGCGGCGCGAAGGCGGGTACTCCGGGGAGGAACTCGCGACGGTCACCCTCCGCGGTGACATGGCGACACTTCGGGCGTTCCTCCGCTTCTGCGGTGATATCGACGCGGTGCCCGAGGAGCTATTCGATCAGGTGCCGCTCCCCCGGATGGACGGCGAGGCGGACGTGAGCGACAGCACGCTCGACCCGGACCGCGCCGTCGAGATCGTCGACTATCTGGAGCGCTTCGAGTACGCGAGCCGGCGCCATATCATCGTCCTGCTACTCTGGCATACGGGCTGTCGGGTGGGTGCCCTCCGCGCGCTCGACCTGGGAGATCTCGACCTGGAGGGCGAGCGCCCCCGCGCCGATGGGCCGGCGATTCATTTCGTCCACCGCCCGGAGACGGATACCCCGCTCAAGAACAAGGAGAAGAGCGAGCGGTGGAACGCGATCAGCGGTCACATCGCGGACGTGCTGGACGACTACATCCACGGCCCTCGCGACAAAGTGACCGACGAGCATGGGCGCGCGCCGCTCGTGACGACCCGGAACGGCCGGGTGTCGGTGTCGGCCTGCCGGGATACGCTCTACCGAGTGACCCGTCCGTGCTGGCGCGGTGAGGGGTGCCCGCACGACCGCGATATCGACGATTGCGAGGCGGCCCACTACTCGAAGATGAGTACGTGCCCGTCGTCGCGGTCGCCCCACGACGTGCGTAGCGGCCGGGTGACCGCGCATCGGCTGGCCGACGAGGACCGTTCGCTGGTGTCCGACCGGATGGATGCCAGCGAGGACATTCTGGACAAGCACTACGACCGGCGGAGCAAGCGTCAGAAGGCGGAGCAGCGACGGAGGTTGTTCGACCTATGA